In one Aquila chrysaetos chrysaetos chromosome 24, bAquChr1.4, whole genome shotgun sequence genomic region, the following are encoded:
- the PPFIA4 gene encoding liprin-alpha-4 isoform X3 produces the protein MMCEVMPTISEGDPLGPPQGSEADADFEQLMVNMLDERDKLLDTLRETRETLSVTQSRLQETLRERDQLQRQLNSALPQEFATLTRELSACREQLLEREEEISELKAERNNTRLLLEHLECLVSRHERSLRMTVVKRQAQSPSGVSSEVEVLKALKSLFEHHKALDEKVRERLRAALERVATLEEQLVDAHRQVAALQQGTTRETPAGERDEREPKESAQKLPWKRLSNGSVHPDDEAGRVVELQELLEKQNFEVVQAKERISALAASVAELEEDLGTARKDLIKSEEMSSKYQRDLREALAQKEDMEERITTLEKRYLAAQREATSIHDLNDKLESELANKESLHRQCEEKARHLQELLELAEQKLQQTMRKAETLPEVEAELAQRIAALTKAEERHGSIEEHLRQLESQLEEKNQELARARQREKMNDEHNKRLSETVDRLLCESNERLQLHLKERMAALEEKNTLLQELENTQKQIEEHQHDKRRLSDEIDKLRLEVDQLKTRSGTFVESVHARSHMGSATDLRFPLSAVVHAPAEPFGTAPGLPRAQKGRFAARREETAKDWEQAQAGSVLATGPHAFDSDPEISDVDEDDRETLFSSMDVLSPGGHSDAQTLAMMLQEQLDAINEEIRMIQEEKESTELRAEELETRVTSGSMEGLNLTQLCKRASIPTSLTALSLASSSPPLSGRSTPKLSSRSAAQDLDRMGIMTLSPAARDESREDKTTIKCETSPPSSPRTLRLEKLGHPALSQEDGKSSLEEQASNPSSNSSQDSLHKGSKRKGIKSSIGRLFGKKEKGRLIQLSREGATGQVLLTDMEVGMQDPLGLGKLGAQAEKDRRLRKKHELLEEARRKGLPFAHWDGPTVVSWLELWVGMPAWYVAACRANVKSGAIMSALSDTEIQREIGISNALHRLKLRLAIQEMVSLTSPSAPPTSRTSSGNVWVTHEEMENMATSTKTDTEEGSWAQTLAYGDMNHEWIGNEWLPSLGLPQYRSYFMECLVDARMLDHLTKKDLRVHLKMVDSFHRTSLQYGIMCLKRLNYDRKELERRREETQHEIKDVLVWTNDQVIHWIQSIGLREYANNLVESGVHGALLALDENFDHNSLALVLQIPTQNTQARQVLEREFNNLLALGTDRRLDDGDDKTFRRTPSWRKRFRPRDVHSINMLSGSAETLPAGFRVTSLVPLPPPSAPAKKMPPEVGASGSPRLETSTVRTYSC, from the exons GAGTTTGCAACGCTGACACGGGAGCTCAGTGCATGCCGGGAGCAGCTcctggagagggaagaggagatcTCGGAGCTGAAAGCTGAGCGCAATAACACCCGG CTCTTGCTGGAGCACCTGGAGTGCCTGGTGTCAAGGCATGAGCGGTCCCTGAGGATGACCGTGGTCAAGCGTCAGGCCCAGTCGCCGTCCGGGGTTTCCAGTGAGGTCGAGGTGCTCAAGGCGCTCAAGTCACTCTTTGAGCATCACAAGGCACTAGATGAAAAG GTCAGGGAACGCTTGCGAGCAGCCTTAGAGCGAGTGGCAACCTTGGAGGAGCAGCTCGTGGATGCCCATAGGCAG GTGGCGGCTCTGCAGCAAGGCACCACACGGGAGACCCCAGCAGGTGAGCGGGATGAGAGGGAGCCCAAGGAGTCAGCACAGAAGCTTCCCTGGAAG CGGCTCTCCAACGGCTCCGTCCACCCGGATGATGAGGCAGGGCGGGTggtggagctgcaggagctccTGGAGAAGCAGAATTTCGAAGTGGTCCAGGCCAAGGAGCGCATCTCTGCTTTGGCTGCCAGTGTCGCCGAGCTGGAGGAGGATCTGGGCACCGCCAGGAAGGATCTGATCAAATCGGAGGAGATGAGCAGCAAGTACCAGAGGGACCTCAGAGAG GCACTGGCTCAGAAAGAGGACATGGAGGAGAGGATCACCACGCTGGAGAAACGCTACCTGGCAGCCCAGCGAGAAGCCACCTCCATCCATGACCTCAATGACAAGCTGGAAAGCGAGTTGGCCAACAAGGAGTCCCTGCACCGCCAG TGTGAGGAGAAAGCCAGGcacctgcaggagctgctggagctggcggagcagaagctgcagcagaCAATGCGGAAGGCAGAGACACTGCCCGAGGTGGAAGCGGAGCTGGCCCAGCGTATTGCTGCACTCACCAAG gCAGAAGAGAGGCATGGGAGCATCGAGGAGCACCTCCGGCAGCTGGAGAGTCAGCTAGAGGAGAAGAACCAGGAGCTAGCCAGG GCCCGCCAGCGGGAGAAGATGAACGACGAGCACAACAAGCGGCTGTCGGAGACGGTCGACCGGCTGCTCTGCGAGTCCAACGAGCGGCTCCAGCTTCACCTCAAGGAGAGGATGGCAGCCTTGGAGGAGAAG aacacATTGTTACAAGAGCTGGAAAATACCCAAAAGCAGATAGAGGAACACCAGCACGACAAG CGACGGTTGTCCGATGAGATCGACAAACTGAGGCTGGAGGTCGATCAGCTCAAGACCAGAAGTGGGACGTTTGTGGAGAGCGTGCACGCAAG GTCCCATATGGGCAGCGCCACAGACCTGCGCTTCCCACTGAGTGCCGTGGTCCATGCCCCAGCCGAGCCCTTTGGGACAGCCCCGGGCCTGCCTCGGGCACAGAAGGGCCGATTTGCTGCTCGACGAGAGGAGACAGCCAAA GACTGGGAGCAGGCCCAGGCAGGCAGCGTCCTGGCCACGGGACCTCATGCCTTCGACAGCGACCCTGAGATCTCTGATGTGGACGAGGATGACCGCGAGACACTATTCAGCTCCATGGACGTGCTTTCCCCTGGTGGGCACTCGGATGCCCAGACGTTGGCCAtgatgctgcaggagcagctggatgCCATCAATGAGGAGATCAG GATGATCCAAGAGGAGAAGGAGTCCACCGAGCTCCGCGCGGAGGAGCTGGAGACCCGCGTCACAAGTGGCAGCATGGAAGGCCTCAACCTCACCCAGCTCTGCAAAAGGGCTTCCATCCCCACCTCGCTGACAGCCCTGTCCCTGGCCAGCTCGTCCCCACCGCTCAGCGGCCGCTCCACCCCCAAGCTCTCCTCCCGCAGTGCCGCTCAGGACCTCGACCGCATGGGGATCATGACATTG TCACCTGCAGCTCGGGATGAAAGCCGAGAGGATAAAACCACCATCAAATGTGAGACGTCCCCCCCATCCTCACCCAGGACATTGCGGCTGGAGAAGCTGGGCCACCCTGCACTAAGTCAGGAAGATGGGAAGAG ctcGCTGGAGGAGCAGGCCAGCAAccccagcagcaacagcagccaggaCTCCCTGCACAAGGGCTCCAAGAGGAAGGGGATCAAATCCTCCATCGGGCGCTTGTTcgggaaaaaagagaagggtcGCTTGATTCAGCTGAGCAGAGAAGGGGCCACGGGGCAGG TGCTGCTGACCGACATGGAGGTGGGCATGCAGGACCCTCTGGGACTTGGCAAGCTGGGTGCTCAGGCCGAGAAGGATCGGCGCCTGCGGAAGAA GCATGAACTCCTGGAAGAAGCTCGGAGGAAAGGATTGCCCTTTGCTCACTGGGATGGCCCCACCGTTGTCTCCTGGCTGGAG CTCTGGGTGGGGATGCCGGCCTGGTACGTGGCCGCTTGCCGGGCCAACGTGAAGAGCGGAGCCATCATGTCAGCCCTGTCTGACACCGAGATCCAGAGGGAGATTGGCATCAGCAATGCGCTGCATCGCCTGAAGCTGCGTCTGGCCATCCAGGAGATGGTCTCACTCACGAGCCCCTCGGCACCACCCACCTCACGGACG TCCTCTGGAAACGTCTGGGTCACCCATGAGGAGATGGAGAACATGGCGACTTCCACCAAGACG GACACAGAGGAAGGCAGCTGGGCACAG ACACTGGCCTATGGGGACATGAACCATGAGTGGATTGGGAATGAGTGGCTGCCCAGCTTGGGTCTCCCCCAGTATCGCAGCTACTTCATGGAGTGTCTTGTTGATGCACGGATGCTGGACCACCTCACCAAGAAAGATCTCAGAGTGCACTTGAAGATGGTGGACAGCTTCCACCG CACCAGCCTGCAGTATGGCATCATGTGCCTGAAGAGGCTCAACTACGACCGCAAAGAGCTCGAGAGGAGGCGAGAAGAGACACAACACGAAATCAAAG ACGTGTTGGTGTGGACCAATGACCAGGTCATTCACTGGATCCAGTCCATCGGGCTTCGCGAGTATGCAAACAACCTTGTCGAGAGCGGGGTGCACGGGGCGCTGCTGGCCCTCGATGAAAACTTTGACCACAACAGTCTGGCGCTTGTGTTGCAAATCCCCACGCAGAACACACAG GCTCGACAAGTGCTGGAGAGGGAGTTCAACAACCTGCTCGCCTTGGGCACAGATCGGAGGCTGGACGAT GGTGATGACAAGACTTTCCGTCGAACCCCGTCCTGGCGAAAGCGCTTCCGCCCACGAGACGTTCACAGCATCAACATGCTCAGCGGCTCAGCCGAGACGCTGCCCGCCGGCTTCCGCGTCACCAGCCTGGTGCCCCTGCCCCCTCCATCTGCCCCTGCCAAGAAAATGCCCCCAGAAG
- the PPFIA4 gene encoding liprin-alpha-4 isoform X7 gives MNAGNKPKGTHLPNGINPSMCMYQEFATLTRELSACREQLLEREEEISELKAERNNTRLLLEHLECLVSRHERSLRMTVVKRQAQSPSGVSSEVEVLKALKSLFEHHKALDEKVRERLRAALERVATLEEQLVDAHRQVAALQQGTTRETPAGERDEREPKESAQKLPWKRLSNGSVHPDDEAGRVVELQELLEKQNFEVVQAKERISALAASVAELEEDLGTARKDLIKSEEMSSKYQRDLREALAQKEDMEERITTLEKRYLAAQREATSIHDLNDKLESELANKESLHRQCEEKARHLQELLELAEQKLQQTMRKAETLPEVEAELAQRIAALTKAEERHGSIEEHLRQLESQLEEKNQELARARQREKMNDEHNKRLSETVDRLLCESNERLQLHLKERMAALEEKNTLLQELENTQKQIEEHQHDKRRLSDEIDKLRLEVDQLKTRSGTFVESVHARSHMGSATDLRFPLSAVVHAPAEPFGTAPGLPRAQKGRFAARREETAKDWEQAQAGSVLATGPHAFDSDPEISDVDEDDRETLFSSMDVLSPGGHSDAQTLAMMLQEQLDAINEEIRMIQEEKESTELRAEELETRVTSGSMEGLNLTQLCKRASIPTSLTALSLASSSPPLSGRSTPKLSSRSAAQDLDRMGIMTLPSDLRKHRRKLLSPAARDESREDKTTIKCETSPPSSPRTLRLEKLGHPALSQEDGKSSLEEQASNPSSNSSQDSLHKGSKRKGIKSSIGRLFGKKEKGRLIQLSREGATGQVLLTDMEVGMQDPLGLGKLGAQAEKDRRLRKKHELLEEARRKGLPFAHWDGPTVVSWLELWVGMPAWYVAACRANVKSGAIMSALSDTEIQREIGISNALHRLKLRLAIQEMVSLTSPSAPPTSRTSSGNVWVTHEEMENMATSTKTDTEEGSWAQTLAYGDMNHEWIGNEWLPSLGLPQYRSYFMECLVDARMLDHLTKKDLRVHLKMVDSFHRTSLQYGIMCLKRLNYDRKELERRREETQHEIKDVLVWTNDQVIHWIQSIGLREYANNLVESGVHGALLALDENFDHNSLALVLQIPTQNTQARQVLEREFNNLLALGTDRRLDDGDDKTFRRTPSWRKRFRPRDVHSINMLSGSAETLPAGFRVTSLVPLPPPSAPAKKMPPEVGASGSPRLETSTVRTYSC, from the exons GAGTTTGCAACGCTGACACGGGAGCTCAGTGCATGCCGGGAGCAGCTcctggagagggaagaggagatcTCGGAGCTGAAAGCTGAGCGCAATAACACCCGG CTCTTGCTGGAGCACCTGGAGTGCCTGGTGTCAAGGCATGAGCGGTCCCTGAGGATGACCGTGGTCAAGCGTCAGGCCCAGTCGCCGTCCGGGGTTTCCAGTGAGGTCGAGGTGCTCAAGGCGCTCAAGTCACTCTTTGAGCATCACAAGGCACTAGATGAAAAG GTCAGGGAACGCTTGCGAGCAGCCTTAGAGCGAGTGGCAACCTTGGAGGAGCAGCTCGTGGATGCCCATAGGCAG GTGGCGGCTCTGCAGCAAGGCACCACACGGGAGACCCCAGCAGGTGAGCGGGATGAGAGGGAGCCCAAGGAGTCAGCACAGAAGCTTCCCTGGAAG CGGCTCTCCAACGGCTCCGTCCACCCGGATGATGAGGCAGGGCGGGTggtggagctgcaggagctccTGGAGAAGCAGAATTTCGAAGTGGTCCAGGCCAAGGAGCGCATCTCTGCTTTGGCTGCCAGTGTCGCCGAGCTGGAGGAGGATCTGGGCACCGCCAGGAAGGATCTGATCAAATCGGAGGAGATGAGCAGCAAGTACCAGAGGGACCTCAGAGAG GCACTGGCTCAGAAAGAGGACATGGAGGAGAGGATCACCACGCTGGAGAAACGCTACCTGGCAGCCCAGCGAGAAGCCACCTCCATCCATGACCTCAATGACAAGCTGGAAAGCGAGTTGGCCAACAAGGAGTCCCTGCACCGCCAG TGTGAGGAGAAAGCCAGGcacctgcaggagctgctggagctggcggagcagaagctgcagcagaCAATGCGGAAGGCAGAGACACTGCCCGAGGTGGAAGCGGAGCTGGCCCAGCGTATTGCTGCACTCACCAAG gCAGAAGAGAGGCATGGGAGCATCGAGGAGCACCTCCGGCAGCTGGAGAGTCAGCTAGAGGAGAAGAACCAGGAGCTAGCCAGG GCCCGCCAGCGGGAGAAGATGAACGACGAGCACAACAAGCGGCTGTCGGAGACGGTCGACCGGCTGCTCTGCGAGTCCAACGAGCGGCTCCAGCTTCACCTCAAGGAGAGGATGGCAGCCTTGGAGGAGAAG aacacATTGTTACAAGAGCTGGAAAATACCCAAAAGCAGATAGAGGAACACCAGCACGACAAG CGACGGTTGTCCGATGAGATCGACAAACTGAGGCTGGAGGTCGATCAGCTCAAGACCAGAAGTGGGACGTTTGTGGAGAGCGTGCACGCAAG GTCCCATATGGGCAGCGCCACAGACCTGCGCTTCCCACTGAGTGCCGTGGTCCATGCCCCAGCCGAGCCCTTTGGGACAGCCCCGGGCCTGCCTCGGGCACAGAAGGGCCGATTTGCTGCTCGACGAGAGGAGACAGCCAAA GACTGGGAGCAGGCCCAGGCAGGCAGCGTCCTGGCCACGGGACCTCATGCCTTCGACAGCGACCCTGAGATCTCTGATGTGGACGAGGATGACCGCGAGACACTATTCAGCTCCATGGACGTGCTTTCCCCTGGTGGGCACTCGGATGCCCAGACGTTGGCCAtgatgctgcaggagcagctggatgCCATCAATGAGGAGATCAG GATGATCCAAGAGGAGAAGGAGTCCACCGAGCTCCGCGCGGAGGAGCTGGAGACCCGCGTCACAAGTGGCAGCATGGAAGGCCTCAACCTCACCCAGCTCTGCAAAAGGGCTTCCATCCCCACCTCGCTGACAGCCCTGTCCCTGGCCAGCTCGTCCCCACCGCTCAGCGGCCGCTCCACCCCCAAGCTCTCCTCCCGCAGTGCCGCTCAGGACCTCGACCGCATGGGGATCATGACATTG CCCAGCGACTTGAGGAAGCACCGGAGGAAACTGCTA TCACCTGCAGCTCGGGATGAAAGCCGAGAGGATAAAACCACCATCAAATGTGAGACGTCCCCCCCATCCTCACCCAGGACATTGCGGCTGGAGAAGCTGGGCCACCCTGCACTAAGTCAGGAAGATGGGAAGAG ctcGCTGGAGGAGCAGGCCAGCAAccccagcagcaacagcagccaggaCTCCCTGCACAAGGGCTCCAAGAGGAAGGGGATCAAATCCTCCATCGGGCGCTTGTTcgggaaaaaagagaagggtcGCTTGATTCAGCTGAGCAGAGAAGGGGCCACGGGGCAGG TGCTGCTGACCGACATGGAGGTGGGCATGCAGGACCCTCTGGGACTTGGCAAGCTGGGTGCTCAGGCCGAGAAGGATCGGCGCCTGCGGAAGAA GCATGAACTCCTGGAAGAAGCTCGGAGGAAAGGATTGCCCTTTGCTCACTGGGATGGCCCCACCGTTGTCTCCTGGCTGGAG CTCTGGGTGGGGATGCCGGCCTGGTACGTGGCCGCTTGCCGGGCCAACGTGAAGAGCGGAGCCATCATGTCAGCCCTGTCTGACACCGAGATCCAGAGGGAGATTGGCATCAGCAATGCGCTGCATCGCCTGAAGCTGCGTCTGGCCATCCAGGAGATGGTCTCACTCACGAGCCCCTCGGCACCACCCACCTCACGGACG TCCTCTGGAAACGTCTGGGTCACCCATGAGGAGATGGAGAACATGGCGACTTCCACCAAGACG GACACAGAGGAAGGCAGCTGGGCACAG ACACTGGCCTATGGGGACATGAACCATGAGTGGATTGGGAATGAGTGGCTGCCCAGCTTGGGTCTCCCCCAGTATCGCAGCTACTTCATGGAGTGTCTTGTTGATGCACGGATGCTGGACCACCTCACCAAGAAAGATCTCAGAGTGCACTTGAAGATGGTGGACAGCTTCCACCG CACCAGCCTGCAGTATGGCATCATGTGCCTGAAGAGGCTCAACTACGACCGCAAAGAGCTCGAGAGGAGGCGAGAAGAGACACAACACGAAATCAAAG ACGTGTTGGTGTGGACCAATGACCAGGTCATTCACTGGATCCAGTCCATCGGGCTTCGCGAGTATGCAAACAACCTTGTCGAGAGCGGGGTGCACGGGGCGCTGCTGGCCCTCGATGAAAACTTTGACCACAACAGTCTGGCGCTTGTGTTGCAAATCCCCACGCAGAACACACAG GCTCGACAAGTGCTGGAGAGGGAGTTCAACAACCTGCTCGCCTTGGGCACAGATCGGAGGCTGGACGAT GGTGATGACAAGACTTTCCGTCGAACCCCGTCCTGGCGAAAGCGCTTCCGCCCACGAGACGTTCACAGCATCAACATGCTCAGCGGCTCAGCCGAGACGCTGCCCGCCGGCTTCCGCGTCACCAGCCTGGTGCCCCTGCCCCCTCCATCTGCCCCTGCCAAGAAAATGCCCCCAGAAG
- the PPFIA4 gene encoding liprin-alpha-4 isoform X1, giving the protein MMCEVMPTISEGDPLGPPQGSEADADFEQLMVNMLDERDKLLDTLRETRETLSVTQSRLQETLRERDQLQRQLNSALPQEFATLTRELSACREQLLEREEEISELKAERNNTRLLLEHLECLVSRHERSLRMTVVKRQAQSPSGVSSEVEVLKALKSLFEHHKALDEKVRERLRAALERVATLEEQLVDAHRQVAALQQGTTRETPAGERDEREPKESAQKLPWKRLSNGSVHPDDEAGRVVELQELLEKQNFEVVQAKERISALAASVAELEEDLGTARKDLIKSEEMSSKYQRDLREALAQKEDMEERITTLEKRYLAAQREATSIHDLNDKLESELANKESLHRQCEEKARHLQELLELAEQKLQQTMRKAETLPEVEAELAQRIAALTKAEERHGSIEEHLRQLESQLEEKNQELARARQREKMNDEHNKRLSETVDRLLCESNERLQLHLKERMAALEEKNTLLQELENTQKQIEEHQHDKRRLSDEIDKLRLEVDQLKTRSGTFVESVHARSHMGSATDLRFPLSAVVHAPAEPFGTAPGLPRAQKGRFAARREETAKDWEQAQAGSVLATGPHAFDSDPEISDVDEDDRETLFSSMDVLSPGGHSDAQTLAMMLQEQLDAINEEIRMIQEEKESTELRAEELETRVTSGSMEGLNLTQLCKRASIPTSLTALSLASSSPPLSGRSTPKLSSRSAAQDLDRMGIMTLPSDLRKHRRKLLSPAARDESREDKTTIKCETSPPSSPRTLRLEKLGHPALSQEDGKSSLEEQASNPSSNSSQDSLHKGSKRKGIKSSIGRLFGKKEKGRLIQLSREGATGQVLLTDMEVGMQDPLGLGKLGAQAEKDRRLRKKHELLEEARRKGLPFAHWDGPTVVSWLELWVGMPAWYVAACRANVKSGAIMSALSDTEIQREIGISNALHRLKLRLAIQEMVSLTSPSAPPTSRTSSGNVWVTHEEMENMATSTKTDTEEGSWAQTLAYGDMNHEWIGNEWLPSLGLPQYRSYFMECLVDARMLDHLTKKDLRVHLKMVDSFHRTSLQYGIMCLKRLNYDRKELERRREETQHEIKDVLVWTNDQVIHWIQSIGLREYANNLVESGVHGALLALDENFDHNSLALVLQIPTQNTQARQVLEREFNNLLALGTDRRLDDGDDKTFRRTPSWRKRFRPRDVHSINMLSGSAETLPAGFRVTSLVPLPPPSAPAKKMPPEVGASGSPRLETSTVRTYSC; this is encoded by the exons GAGTTTGCAACGCTGACACGGGAGCTCAGTGCATGCCGGGAGCAGCTcctggagagggaagaggagatcTCGGAGCTGAAAGCTGAGCGCAATAACACCCGG CTCTTGCTGGAGCACCTGGAGTGCCTGGTGTCAAGGCATGAGCGGTCCCTGAGGATGACCGTGGTCAAGCGTCAGGCCCAGTCGCCGTCCGGGGTTTCCAGTGAGGTCGAGGTGCTCAAGGCGCTCAAGTCACTCTTTGAGCATCACAAGGCACTAGATGAAAAG GTCAGGGAACGCTTGCGAGCAGCCTTAGAGCGAGTGGCAACCTTGGAGGAGCAGCTCGTGGATGCCCATAGGCAG GTGGCGGCTCTGCAGCAAGGCACCACACGGGAGACCCCAGCAGGTGAGCGGGATGAGAGGGAGCCCAAGGAGTCAGCACAGAAGCTTCCCTGGAAG CGGCTCTCCAACGGCTCCGTCCACCCGGATGATGAGGCAGGGCGGGTggtggagctgcaggagctccTGGAGAAGCAGAATTTCGAAGTGGTCCAGGCCAAGGAGCGCATCTCTGCTTTGGCTGCCAGTGTCGCCGAGCTGGAGGAGGATCTGGGCACCGCCAGGAAGGATCTGATCAAATCGGAGGAGATGAGCAGCAAGTACCAGAGGGACCTCAGAGAG GCACTGGCTCAGAAAGAGGACATGGAGGAGAGGATCACCACGCTGGAGAAACGCTACCTGGCAGCCCAGCGAGAAGCCACCTCCATCCATGACCTCAATGACAAGCTGGAAAGCGAGTTGGCCAACAAGGAGTCCCTGCACCGCCAG TGTGAGGAGAAAGCCAGGcacctgcaggagctgctggagctggcggagcagaagctgcagcagaCAATGCGGAAGGCAGAGACACTGCCCGAGGTGGAAGCGGAGCTGGCCCAGCGTATTGCTGCACTCACCAAG gCAGAAGAGAGGCATGGGAGCATCGAGGAGCACCTCCGGCAGCTGGAGAGTCAGCTAGAGGAGAAGAACCAGGAGCTAGCCAGG GCCCGCCAGCGGGAGAAGATGAACGACGAGCACAACAAGCGGCTGTCGGAGACGGTCGACCGGCTGCTCTGCGAGTCCAACGAGCGGCTCCAGCTTCACCTCAAGGAGAGGATGGCAGCCTTGGAGGAGAAG aacacATTGTTACAAGAGCTGGAAAATACCCAAAAGCAGATAGAGGAACACCAGCACGACAAG CGACGGTTGTCCGATGAGATCGACAAACTGAGGCTGGAGGTCGATCAGCTCAAGACCAGAAGTGGGACGTTTGTGGAGAGCGTGCACGCAAG GTCCCATATGGGCAGCGCCACAGACCTGCGCTTCCCACTGAGTGCCGTGGTCCATGCCCCAGCCGAGCCCTTTGGGACAGCCCCGGGCCTGCCTCGGGCACAGAAGGGCCGATTTGCTGCTCGACGAGAGGAGACAGCCAAA GACTGGGAGCAGGCCCAGGCAGGCAGCGTCCTGGCCACGGGACCTCATGCCTTCGACAGCGACCCTGAGATCTCTGATGTGGACGAGGATGACCGCGAGACACTATTCAGCTCCATGGACGTGCTTTCCCCTGGTGGGCACTCGGATGCCCAGACGTTGGCCAtgatgctgcaggagcagctggatgCCATCAATGAGGAGATCAG GATGATCCAAGAGGAGAAGGAGTCCACCGAGCTCCGCGCGGAGGAGCTGGAGACCCGCGTCACAAGTGGCAGCATGGAAGGCCTCAACCTCACCCAGCTCTGCAAAAGGGCTTCCATCCCCACCTCGCTGACAGCCCTGTCCCTGGCCAGCTCGTCCCCACCGCTCAGCGGCCGCTCCACCCCCAAGCTCTCCTCCCGCAGTGCCGCTCAGGACCTCGACCGCATGGGGATCATGACATTG CCCAGCGACTTGAGGAAGCACCGGAGGAAACTGCTA TCACCTGCAGCTCGGGATGAAAGCCGAGAGGATAAAACCACCATCAAATGTGAGACGTCCCCCCCATCCTCACCCAGGACATTGCGGCTGGAGAAGCTGGGCCACCCTGCACTAAGTCAGGAAGATGGGAAGAG ctcGCTGGAGGAGCAGGCCAGCAAccccagcagcaacagcagccaggaCTCCCTGCACAAGGGCTCCAAGAGGAAGGGGATCAAATCCTCCATCGGGCGCTTGTTcgggaaaaaagagaagggtcGCTTGATTCAGCTGAGCAGAGAAGGGGCCACGGGGCAGG TGCTGCTGACCGACATGGAGGTGGGCATGCAGGACCCTCTGGGACTTGGCAAGCTGGGTGCTCAGGCCGAGAAGGATCGGCGCCTGCGGAAGAA GCATGAACTCCTGGAAGAAGCTCGGAGGAAAGGATTGCCCTTTGCTCACTGGGATGGCCCCACCGTTGTCTCCTGGCTGGAG CTCTGGGTGGGGATGCCGGCCTGGTACGTGGCCGCTTGCCGGGCCAACGTGAAGAGCGGAGCCATCATGTCAGCCCTGTCTGACACCGAGATCCAGAGGGAGATTGGCATCAGCAATGCGCTGCATCGCCTGAAGCTGCGTCTGGCCATCCAGGAGATGGTCTCACTCACGAGCCCCTCGGCACCACCCACCTCACGGACG TCCTCTGGAAACGTCTGGGTCACCCATGAGGAGATGGAGAACATGGCGACTTCCACCAAGACG GACACAGAGGAAGGCAGCTGGGCACAG ACACTGGCCTATGGGGACATGAACCATGAGTGGATTGGGAATGAGTGGCTGCCCAGCTTGGGTCTCCCCCAGTATCGCAGCTACTTCATGGAGTGTCTTGTTGATGCACGGATGCTGGACCACCTCACCAAGAAAGATCTCAGAGTGCACTTGAAGATGGTGGACAGCTTCCACCG CACCAGCCTGCAGTATGGCATCATGTGCCTGAAGAGGCTCAACTACGACCGCAAAGAGCTCGAGAGGAGGCGAGAAGAGACACAACACGAAATCAAAG ACGTGTTGGTGTGGACCAATGACCAGGTCATTCACTGGATCCAGTCCATCGGGCTTCGCGAGTATGCAAACAACCTTGTCGAGAGCGGGGTGCACGGGGCGCTGCTGGCCCTCGATGAAAACTTTGACCACAACAGTCTGGCGCTTGTGTTGCAAATCCCCACGCAGAACACACAG GCTCGACAAGTGCTGGAGAGGGAGTTCAACAACCTGCTCGCCTTGGGCACAGATCGGAGGCTGGACGAT GGTGATGACAAGACTTTCCGTCGAACCCCGTCCTGGCGAAAGCGCTTCCGCCCACGAGACGTTCACAGCATCAACATGCTCAGCGGCTCAGCCGAGACGCTGCCCGCCGGCTTCCGCGTCACCAGCCTGGTGCCCCTGCCCCCTCCATCTGCCCCTGCCAAGAAAATGCCCCCAGAAG